TTAGCCTATGAAATCAATAAAGTAAAGGAAGGGTACTATGTACTGATAAACTTTACGACAAACCCTGATGTTCCAAAAGAACTTGATAGAAACTTAAAAATTGCTGATGAAGTAATTCGTCATATGATTATTAGAATAGAAGAATAATAATAAAACAGGTGGTGTAAATATGAATAGTGTTGTTTTAATTGGACGCCTTGCAAGAGACCCAGAATTACGTTTTACTGCAAGCGGAAAAGCTGTAGCCACCTTTAGTATTGCAGTTAATAGACCCTTTTCAAAAACAAATGAAGCAGATTTTTTTAACATAGTAGTATGGGGAAAGCCTGCTGAAAACTGTGCAAATTACTTAGCTAAAGGAAGATTAGTAGGGATTGAAGGTAGACTTCAGTCTAGATCTTATGAAAGCCAAGCTGGTGAAAAAAAGTACGTTACAGAAATTGTAGCAAACCAAGTAGAGTTTTTGGAATGGGGTAATAAGGAAAACAAGACGAATAATAACAACTCATCTGATAGGGTAGATGAGTTTGGAAGTGTAGATATAGACTTAGATGATTTTCAAGCTATTGATGAAGAAGATGGCGTTCCATTCTAAAAAGAAGGAGGGAGTAGAAT
The sequence above is drawn from the Clostridium formicaceticum genome and encodes:
- the rpsF gene encoding 30S ribosomal protein S6; translation: MNKYELLCIFEPNTDEEKRNQLLDKFKGIVETDGEIENVDEWGLRKLAYEINKVKEGYYVLINFTTNPDVPKELDRNLKIADEVIRHMIIRIEE
- a CDS encoding single-stranded DNA-binding protein, translating into MNSVVLIGRLARDPELRFTASGKAVATFSIAVNRPFSKTNEADFFNIVVWGKPAENCANYLAKGRLVGIEGRLQSRSYESQAGEKKYVTEIVANQVEFLEWGNKENKTNNNNSSDRVDEFGSVDIDLDDFQAIDEEDGVPF